GAACTCGCCCCACTAGTCTTAAGGCGACGGGAAACATGGGGGTTAGGGCTGCCGCGAAGGAGATCGGGATCAGTCCGACCACACTCACGAGGATCGAAAAAGGGCATGTGCCAGACGTGGGCACGCTCAACAAACTCAGCGAATGGTTGGGGGAGGAGCCTTCGAAGTTCACGGGCGTTGGAGACCTTCAAATCGCATTCAAGAACAGAAAAGCCGTCCCGCAAGCGACCGCCCTTGCTCTGGCTGAACTAATCACCCAGGCTTCGCGACAATTCGAACAAGACGTCGATGCTCGAGGACACTAAGTGGCATTCAGACGAGGGTTCAAATCTCAATGTGAGCGGCGATCGGTCGAGTTTCGAAAACAGTTTGGCCTGTCGGATCACGACGCGCTGTCTGCCGACCGATTGGCAGAAGAGCTTCGAGTAACTGTTTGGTCCACCGATGAAGTTGATGGGATATCAGAAAGCGCAAGGTCGGTTCTGAGCGACGAGACTGATCAATCGTGGTCCGCCCTCACGATGAGATTAGGCGCGGCCCATCTTGTCGTTCACAAACCGGTTTCATCTAAAGGTCGTCGCAACAATGTGGTGATGCACGAGCTGGCGCACATCATCTTGGGCCACGAACTCGCATCAGCCTGCATCCTAGAGGACGGCTCGCTTGTCCCGGGAAACTTCGATCAAGACCAGGAAGACGAAGCCGACTGGTTGGCCGGCGCCTTGCTGCTGCCCCGGCCCGCCCTTTTGTCTATTCGTCGCCGTCGGCTCTCAGACCGTGACGCTTGCAAAGAACATCTCGTCAGTCCGGACATGCTGAAGTGGCGGTTTCGGATGACGGGTGTAGACTACCAGCTTTTGCGCCGCCACACGTAGCATTCTTTGCTCCCACTCCAAACGAAGGTCAGCTTTCGTTCCGGATTGCCAATTCATTTTCGGTTTCCACGAAAGCCCGATTCCAGTCCTGCCCGACAGACAGACCAAGCTCGCCAACCTATCGAGCAACCAGATTTTCACCACCGTCCTCTCGCAGCATCGCTTCCATGTCGTCCAAGCCATCGACGGCGGAGCGCATCTGCGCCTCATTTACTACGCTCGCTGCCTCTGCATCGGCGACCTGGCTCCCAAAATCCATCTCCATCTGACGCTGTTCCTCGGCGATGACGGCTTGAACGACGGGCGAGGTTTTCTTTGGAACGCCGTCAGTTTGTCGTGACAGTTGCCCCCAGACGCCTGAGCTGAGTTTTCCACGACGGCTTCAGGTCCACTTGGTCCGTTCGCAGGCGGCGTCATCGGCATGGCGCGCACACTCAGCGGCAGCTTACCCTGCGACCCACCTCCCCCCGGCTTCGGAAACGGCAACTCTCCCGTCTGTGCCGCATGGATCGCCTTGAACAGCCGATCGTCAAAATATTGGATCCGCTTCGCGCGGACCGGCATCTGGGCATCGATGACCATGACGATCTCGTCGAGCGGTAGGCGGCGCGCCTCATCCTCGGGCAGGAGAGAGCTTTCTTCGGTCCGGGTGGACTGGCTGCGTCCTTCAAAGGGGTTCTTGCCGATGGACTGGGAGCGCGTGACGACGGTCTTCGTGGTCTTACCGACCGCCTTGCTCAGCTCTTCGACGGTCTTCTCATCCGAGGGCGTGAGATAGAGCTTCACGCCCGCATTGCCCTGCAGCGCGCGACGGGTGTTCTCGCCGTAGATTTCATCGAGGGCGGGGATGGTTTGGGTGACCACGGCTAGGTGACCACGATAGGTCCGCAGGGTCTCGATGCTCTCGACCACGATGGGCATCTTGCCCAAGCGATTGAACTCGTCGAGCATGATCATCACCGGCCAGGGCTCATCCGGCCCGGGATCCTTCTCCTGCATCGCCGACAGCAGATCAGAGAAGAAGAGCCGGATCAGCGGCGCGAGGGGTTTGACCATCAGAGGCTGGACCACGAGATAGACCGAGAAGGGCTTCTTGCGGATTGTCCGGAAATCAAAGTCCGAGACCGCTGTCGCCTCATCGATCGCCGGGTTCTGCCATTGATCCAGTCCCGAGGTCATCAGAAGCGAGACATAAGAAGTCAGCGTATCGTTGTTGGTCGAGGCCAACCGGGTGAAGATCAGCTTGGCGGCCCGGTTGTCCACCTCGTGGCCCCGCGCGAAGTATTCCTTCTGCTTGTTCCCGCCCGAGGCCGCGATGCGATAGATCTCGCCCAAGGTCGGGCGCTTGCGCTGGAAGGCCAACAGGCCTGCCGCCACGAAGAGATCGATCCCGCCTTTGAGGAGGCCCTGCACCCGGTCGTTGTCGCTTTGCAAAAAGAGCGTCGCCAAGAGCTGCAATTCCATCTGCTGGCGGGCAGGATCTTTCAGTTGATAGATGCGCAAGAGCGGGTTGTAGCGATGCGTGCGCTTGCCCTCCCAATCGGTGGGGGCAAAGCGATAGACCTTGTCGCCTTGGGCTGCGCGGTGTCGGGCCGTGGCCTCAAAGCACTCGCCCTTCACATCGAGCGTCACGGCGGAGCCTTGCCAGGTCAGCAGGTTCGGAATGACAAAGCCCGTGGTCTTGCCACGGCCCGTGGGCGCCACGATCAGCGCATGGGGGAAGACCTTGGAGCAAATGTAATTGGCGCGGGAGCCGGGCGGCCCAAGTTTGCCGAGGATGAACCCGGTCCCGGGCGCCCCGAAGAACCCGTTGGCCTTCATCTCGCGCGCGGTCTGCCAATGGGTCTGGCCAAAGCGTGTGAGGGCGGACCCTGAGAGGGCGAGGCTCAGCATCAGGCCGGCGGCGGCGAAGCTGCCGACGATCAGGTGAATAAGTTGCGCGTCCTCCGGGCGGCGATCGAGGATCGCCAGATAGTTCTGCGCGATATAGGCAAAATCGATCTCGGCCCCGAAGCCGAGATCCTGGTAGGT
This portion of the Sulfitobacter faviae genome encodes:
- a CDS encoding helix-turn-helix domain-containing protein, yielding MGVRAAAKEIGISPTTLTRIEKGHVPDVGTLNKLSEWLGEEPSKFTGVGDLQIAFKNRKAVPQATALALAELITQASRQFEQDVDARGH
- a CDS encoding ImmA/IrrE family metallo-endopeptidase, translating into MAFRRGFKSQCERRSVEFRKQFGLSDHDALSADRLAEELRVTVWSTDEVDGISESARSVLSDETDQSWSALTMRLGAAHLVVHKPVSSKGRRNNVVMHELAHIILGHELASACILEDGSLVPGNFDQDQEDEADWLAGALLLPRPALLSIRRRRLSDRDACKEHLVSPDMLKWRFRMTGVDYQLLRRHT